The window ATAGCTGCACACTTTTAATCCTCCAACTTTCTTATCTTGATTTTAAACAGGTATCGGCAGTGAGTGGCATTGTGTGTCATTACGGCCTAAGCATATTTTAAACAGGATTTTCCTCGATAGAATAaacgattttcctcaacagaatagataagatttcctcatatagttgggaaaatcttatcttctagaatagataagatttcctcatatagttgggaaaatcttatcttctatcatgccccgcaAGATGGTGGGATGGTGCTCCGCAAGATGGCGGGATGGTGCTCCGCAAGATGGCGGGATGGTGCTCctataaggataccaatcttggatcgatgcaaaatatgatttacaagcgagaggcttcgtgagtagggcaagagcatattGCTGCTACTATTGTTGTTGCTATAGTTTTGACGATGATGGCTGCGACTGTGATGGCAACGGCGACGATTGCGACGGCGACGGTTGCGATTACGACGACGGTTGCGATTACGACGACGGTTGCGATTACGACGACGACGATTGCGATTACAATGGCGGTGATTGCGATTACAACGGCGGTGGTTGCGATTGCGATGGCGACGGTTGCAATTGCGACGGCGACGGTTGCGGCTGCGACGACGACGGTTGCGACTGCGATGGATGTGATGATGGCAGAGGAGAAATCTACAGTAATGTTACAGTGATGCTActacaacaaaggaggaagctgcagcaaaAGAGGTAGGAggtagctacaacgaggaagaaaggtggggcaatgCTGGTGAGCACAGCACTAGAGGCACCGCAGATGAAGGGAACagacgttggcgcagagtggcagtggagaagacGATTGTCGTTCGCCAAAGAGAAAAGGCATATTGCTGCTACTATTGTTGTTGCTATAGTTTTGACGATGATGGCTGCGACTGTGATGGCAACGGCGACGATTGCGACGGCGACGGTTGCGATTACGACGACGGTTGCGATTACGACGACGGTTGCGATTACGACGACGACGATTGCGATTACAATGGCGGTGATTGCGATTACAACGGCGGTGGTTGCGATTGCGATGGCGACGGTTGCAATTGCGACGGCGACGGTTGCGGCTGCGACGACGACGGTTGCGACTGCGATGGATGTGATGATGGCAGAGGAGAAATCTACAGTAATGTTACAGTGATGCTActacaacaaaggaggaagctgcagcaaaAGAGGTAGGAggtagctacaacgaggaagaaaggtggggcaatgCTGGTGAGCACAGCACTAGAGGCACCGCAGATGAAGGGAACagacgttggcgcagagtggcagtggagaagacGATTGTCGTTCGCCAAAGAGAAAAGATTTGTCGCACCAATGGGCTGACGATGGAAAAGCAATGgtagaaagctttttcttttgccGTCAGAGATGGAGAAGCAATAGTGATAAGTCGACAACGAGAAGAGAGaaaagagcttgctctaggcaagcatctcaaataccatgatagaaagaataaaagagaagctttattaaagtaactttagcttaaatgcattagcatgtccctctcctatttatagggattaggagggaggatttttctcaatagaatagaggattttcttcAACAGAATAAATAAGATTTCCAACAGAATAgataaaattttctcatatagttgagaaaatcttatcttctatcaatataTAGATGATACACTTGAGCATAGCACATAATTAAAAGAGGTGATCACTAAAAGTAAGGAATCATACACTGACTAAGATAACTAATCAAAAGTAGGTAAtggttaaaaaacaaaaaaagaatagGAATCTTTCGTTGTATATTCAGACATGTTACTGTCCATCGATCTAAAAACGGAGAGTATACATCAATTATTCATTTTACTTGGTACAGGTCTTCAAAATTCATTCCGCGCAGAGGCCATACATTAAGCCATCAGAGACTGCCAGTATCAGATAAATTATTCGCTATCGTTCTGCTCCAAGCTCAATCAGATGATCACAGCATCCGATAACAAAAGAATCATGTTGATGTTCCATGGGCAaaagattttgaaaaaaaattgaggGACTTGCCCTCAGTTAGAAATTCATTAAGATCTTCTCTTCTGATACGCCGTCAGCCACAAGATCAGATGTCACTTCCTGCCATGTATAAAAGAAAAAGTCGCAGATAAGCTATCCACTGTAAGTTAACCAGCATTATCGTGCAACCAAATCTGGAGACTTTACCAAAAATTGGAACAACAACAATTGGTTCA of the Musa acuminata AAA Group cultivar baxijiao chromosome BXJ2-10, Cavendish_Baxijiao_AAA, whole genome shotgun sequence genome contains:
- the LOC135625773 gene encoding uncharacterized protein LOC135625773; this encodes MVLRKMAGCFDDDGCDCDGNGDDCDGDGCDYDDGCDYDDGCDYDDDDCDYNGGDCDYNGGGCDCDGDGCNCDGDGCGCDDDGCDCDGCDDGRGEIYSNVTVMLLQQRRKLQQKSFDDDGCDCDGNGDDCDGDGCDYDDGCDYDDGCDYDDDDCDYNGGDCDYNGGGCDCDGDGCNCDGDGCGCDDDGCDCDGCDDGRGEIYSNVTVMLLQQRRKLQQKR